The following proteins are co-located in the Apium graveolens cultivar Ventura chromosome 5, ASM990537v1, whole genome shotgun sequence genome:
- the LOC141661971 gene encoding bidirectional sugar transporter SWEET5-like isoform X3, with the protein MAHTKLVIAAVFGIIGNVFSFGLFASPAPAFYRAIKKKSSGEELNPEYCLLTTMTCLFWALYGTPSIDPGSILVLTANGIGVVMNLAYLIIFLIYAADNKQRIYVGGVLCLELVLVGLVGGLVIRLAHTVLAKRAIVGGFGIYFFVIMCWPRVSKWVPICINKNFGDMCKPLVVTNIFKDLCWIIYAVLKLHIFGD; encoded by the exons ATGGCGCATACCAAACTCGTCATTGCTGCAGTCTTTGGTATAATCG GGAATGTCTTCTCTTTTGGCCTGTTTGCTTCTCCGGC GCCAGCCTTTTACAGAGCAATAAAGAAAAAGAGTTCAGGGGAAGAGTTAAACCCTGAATATTGTCTTTTAACGACAATGACCTGTCTCTTCTGGGCGTTATATGGTACGCCATCTATTGATCCCGGAAGCATCCTTGTGCTAACGGCTAATGGCATTGGCGTTGTTATGAACCTTGCCTATCTCATCATCTTCCTTATCTACGCCGCAGACAATAAACAAAGG ATATACGTAGGAGGTGTATTATGTCTTGAGTTGGTATTGGTTGGCCTCGTTGGTGGATTGGTTATTAGACTAGCACATACCGTATTGGCGAAAAGAGCTATTGTGGGAGGATTTGGCATCTACTTTTTCGTAATTATGTGTTGGCCTCGTGTTTCTAAATGG GTGCCTATTTGTATAAACAAAAACTTTGGGGACATGTGTAAACCTCTTGTGGTGACCAACATTTTTAAAGATCTTTGCTGGATCATCTATGCTGTACTCAA GTTACACATATTTGGGGATTAA
- the LOC141661971 gene encoding bidirectional sugar transporter SWEET5-like isoform X1: protein MAHTKLVIAAVFGIIGNVFSFGLFASPAPAFYRAIKKKSSGEELNPEYCLLTTMTCLFWALYGTPSIDPGSILVLTANGIGVVMNLAYLIIFLIYAADNKQRIYVGGVLCLELVLVGLVGGLVIRLAHTVLAKRAIVGGFGIYFFVIMCWPRVSKWVPICINKNFGDMCKPLVVTNIFKDLCWIIYAVLKCDIFLSVTHIWGLIVGVVEFILYRVYDRNTSKVGDYEKVEKVKVQLRQIDAGKLHKKLATKEAQPQKRDTCDSKLVVGETQLEEIVTK from the exons ATGGCGCATACCAAACTCGTCATTGCTGCAGTCTTTGGTATAATCG GGAATGTCTTCTCTTTTGGCCTGTTTGCTTCTCCGGC GCCAGCCTTTTACAGAGCAATAAAGAAAAAGAGTTCAGGGGAAGAGTTAAACCCTGAATATTGTCTTTTAACGACAATGACCTGTCTCTTCTGGGCGTTATATGGTACGCCATCTATTGATCCCGGAAGCATCCTTGTGCTAACGGCTAATGGCATTGGCGTTGTTATGAACCTTGCCTATCTCATCATCTTCCTTATCTACGCCGCAGACAATAAACAAAGG ATATACGTAGGAGGTGTATTATGTCTTGAGTTGGTATTGGTTGGCCTCGTTGGTGGATTGGTTATTAGACTAGCACATACCGTATTGGCGAAAAGAGCTATTGTGGGAGGATTTGGCATCTACTTTTTCGTAATTATGTGTTGGCCTCGTGTTTCTAAATGG GTGCCTATTTGTATAAACAAAAACTTTGGGGACATGTGTAAACCTCTTGTGGTGACCAACATTTTTAAAGATCTTTGCTGGATCATCTATGCTGTACTCAAGTGTGATATTTTTCTTTCG GTTACACATATTTGGGGATTAATTGTGGGAGTGGTGGAGTTCATTCTATACCGTGTTTACGATAGAAATACTTCAAAGGTGGGTGATTATGAGAAGGTAGAAAAAGTTAAGGTACAGCTCCGACAAATTGACGCAGGTAAGCTTCATAAGAAGCTAGCCACAAAAGAGGCGCAGCCCCAAAAAAGGGACACTTGTGATAGTAAGTTAGTCGTAGGTGAGACGCAGCTCGAGGAAATTGTCACAAAATGA
- the LOC141661971 gene encoding bidirectional sugar transporter SWEET5-like isoform X2, producing MSSLLACLLLRPFYRAIKKKSSGEELNPEYCLLTTMTCLFWALYGTPSIDPGSILVLTANGIGVVMNLAYLIIFLIYAADNKQRIYVGGVLCLELVLVGLVGGLVIRLAHTVLAKRAIVGGFGIYFFVIMCWPRVSKWVPICINKNFGDMCKPLVVTNIFKDLCWIIYAVLKCDIFLSVTHIWGLIVGVVEFILYRVYDRNTSKVGDYEKVEKVKVQLRQIDAGKLHKKLATKEAQPQKRDTCDSKLVVGETQLEEIVTK from the exons ATGTCTTCTCTTTTGGCCTGTTTGCTTCTCCGGC CCTTTTACAGAGCAATAAAGAAAAAGAGTTCAGGGGAAGAGTTAAACCCTGAATATTGTCTTTTAACGACAATGACCTGTCTCTTCTGGGCGTTATATGGTACGCCATCTATTGATCCCGGAAGCATCCTTGTGCTAACGGCTAATGGCATTGGCGTTGTTATGAACCTTGCCTATCTCATCATCTTCCTTATCTACGCCGCAGACAATAAACAAAGG ATATACGTAGGAGGTGTATTATGTCTTGAGTTGGTATTGGTTGGCCTCGTTGGTGGATTGGTTATTAGACTAGCACATACCGTATTGGCGAAAAGAGCTATTGTGGGAGGATTTGGCATCTACTTTTTCGTAATTATGTGTTGGCCTCGTGTTTCTAAATGG GTGCCTATTTGTATAAACAAAAACTTTGGGGACATGTGTAAACCTCTTGTGGTGACCAACATTTTTAAAGATCTTTGCTGGATCATCTATGCTGTACTCAAGTGTGATATTTTTCTTTCG GTTACACATATTTGGGGATTAATTGTGGGAGTGGTGGAGTTCATTCTATACCGTGTTTACGATAGAAATACTTCAAAGGTGGGTGATTATGAGAAGGTAGAAAAAGTTAAGGTACAGCTCCGACAAATTGACGCAGGTAAGCTTCATAAGAAGCTAGCCACAAAAGAGGCGCAGCCCCAAAAAAGGGACACTTGTGATAGTAAGTTAGTCGTAGGTGAGACGCAGCTCGAGGAAATTGTCACAAAATGA